In a genomic window of Erigeron canadensis isolate Cc75 chromosome 5, C_canadensis_v1, whole genome shotgun sequence:
- the LOC122599352 gene encoding photosystem I reaction center subunit II, chloroplastic-like has product MAMATQASLFTPTISNQTNPWKQASPLTSFTQTKPLKSTPRFTTIKAAGASEGASAAAPVKEAPVGFTPPELDPNTPSPIFAGSTGGLLRKAQVEEFYVITWESPKEQIFEMPTGGAAIMRQGPNLLKLARKEQCLALGTRLRSKYKIKYQFYRVFPNGEVQYLHPKDGVYPEKVNAGRQGVGQNMRSIGKNVSPIEVKFTGKQPYDI; this is encoded by the coding sequence ATGGCCATGGCTACTCAAGCTTCTTTATTCACACCAACAATCTCCAACCAAACCAACCCATGGAAACAAGCCTCACCACTCACCTCTTTTACCCAGACCAAACCACTCAAATCCACCCCAAGATTCACCACCATCAAGGCTGCAGGCGCCTCAGAAGGCGCCTCAGCCGCGGCACCAGTTAAAGAAGCTCCAGTTGGTTTTACACCACCAGAATTAGACCCAAACACCCCATCACCAATCTTTGCAGGCAGCACTGGTGGCCTGCTAAGAAAAGCCCAAGTTGAAGAATTTTATGTGATCACATGGGAATCACCAAAAGAACAAATCTTTGAAATGCCAACTGGTGGAGCTGCCATTATGAGACAAGGACCAAATTTGTTAAAACTTGCAAGAAAAGAACAATGTTTAGCTTTAGGGACAAGATTAAGGTCTAAATACAAGATTAAGTATCAGTTTTATAGAGTGTTTCCTAATGGGGAAGTTCAGTATTTACACCCGAAAGATGGGGTGTACCCCGAAAAGGTTAATGCCGGTCGGCAAGGGGTGGGTCAAAACATGAGGTCAATTGGAAAGAATGTTAGTCCTATTGAAGTTAAGTTTACTGGAAAGCAACCTTATGATATATAA